One window of the Archangium primigenium genome contains the following:
- a CDS encoding sugar ABC transporter substrate-binding protein, with amino-acid sequence MTPSLSASRTAGLLAALMLLAPGCKRDTPPEAKGGPEAAAAKPVSGGKIALMLPESKTARYESHDRPHFERKVKELCPTCEILYSNADQDAAKQQNQAEAALTNGARVLVLDPVDSASAAAIVARARQSKVAVLSYERLILNADVDYYISFDNEQVGKLQAQALADKLKADGKGDGQIVMIHGSPTDNNARLYKSGSHAVIDPSGLKVAAEYDTPDWSPDKAQQQMEQALTRLGKDKIAGVYAANDGTAGGAIAAMKAAGLKPLPPVTGQDAELAAIQRILAGDQYMTVYKALKLEGEIAAEVAVALMRDGRPPEGRVNGQVNNGMKDVPSILLPSQVVTKDNVKSTVVADGFWTVAQICEGDYKAACAAAGL; translated from the coding sequence ATGACCCCATCCTTGTCTGCTTCGCGTACCGCGGGCCTGCTCGCCGCGCTGATGCTCCTCGCTCCTGGCTGCAAGCGGGACACGCCGCCCGAGGCCAAGGGAGGCCCGGAGGCCGCCGCCGCCAAGCCGGTCTCGGGCGGGAAGATCGCCCTGATGCTCCCCGAGTCGAAGACCGCGCGCTACGAGAGCCATGACCGGCCGCACTTCGAGCGCAAGGTGAAGGAGCTCTGCCCCACCTGCGAGATCCTCTACAGCAACGCGGATCAGGACGCGGCCAAGCAGCAGAACCAGGCCGAGGCGGCGCTCACCAATGGCGCCCGGGTGCTGGTGTTGGACCCCGTGGACTCGGCCTCGGCGGCGGCCATCGTCGCGCGCGCACGTCAGTCCAAGGTGGCGGTGCTCAGCTACGAGCGCCTCATCCTCAACGCGGACGTGGACTACTACATCTCCTTCGACAACGAGCAGGTGGGCAAGCTCCAGGCCCAGGCGCTCGCGGACAAGCTCAAGGCCGATGGCAAGGGCGACGGGCAGATCGTGATGATCCACGGCTCGCCCACCGACAACAACGCGCGGCTGTACAAGTCCGGCTCACACGCGGTGATCGACCCGAGCGGCCTGAAGGTGGCCGCCGAGTACGACACGCCGGACTGGAGCCCGGACAAGGCACAGCAGCAGATGGAGCAGGCCCTCACGCGGCTGGGCAAGGACAAGATCGCGGGCGTGTACGCGGCCAATGACGGCACGGCGGGCGGCGCCATCGCGGCGATGAAGGCCGCGGGCCTCAAGCCCCTGCCCCCCGTCACCGGCCAGGACGCGGAGCTGGCCGCCATCCAGCGCATCCTCGCGGGCGACCAGTACATGACCGTCTACAAGGCCCTCAAGCTGGAGGGAGAGATCGCCGCCGAGGTGGCCGTGGCGCTCATGCGCGACGGCCGTCCTCCCGAGGGCCGGGTGAATGGCCAGGTGAACAACGGCATGAAGGACGTGCCCTCCATCCTGCTGCCCTCGCAGGTGGTGACGAAGGACAACGTGAAGAGCACCGTGGTGGCCGACGGCTTCTGGACGGTCGCGCAGATCTGCGAGGGCGACTACAAGGCCGCCTGCGCCGCCGCCGGCCTCTGA
- the rph gene encoding rifamycin-inactivating phosphotransferase, with the protein MRSYVLGFQEVDRTHLREVGGKGASLGELSRLEGVGVPEGFCVSTEAFKRHLEEVPSLGERLEQLSRLSVEDREGLRALSAELRTIIESAPIPGDVQDAITRALSRLGEHTACAVRSSATAEDLPTASFAGQQDTYLNVIGASAVLAHVRRCWASLFTERAVAYRLRHGFDHRKVHMAVVVQKMVLPQAAGVLFTADPVTSNRKVSSIDAGFGLGEALVSGRVNADGYKVRDGQVTQKTIATKALATWALTGGGTQERELEPERRDSPVLTDEQIVRLERLGRRIEAHFGQPQDIEWCLVDDAFFIVQSRPITTLYPIPEVGEPGNRVFISVGHQQMMTDPMKPLGLSLFQLTAARPMYAAGGRLFVEISKELASPTSRGALLDAMGRSDPLIKDALETLIARGDFIAPAPAPAKPGMPPGSPPPPVDDEPAIVAELIAHSRASIEALKQDIQTKSGTELMDFILEDVQHLRKNLLEPRIFRVLLAAMNASSWLNEKMLAWLGEKNAADTLSQSVPNNITSEMGLALLDVADAIRPHPEVIAYLRAAKDEDFLEGLLPLEGGQVAHDALSAFLDTFGMRCVGEIDVTRTRWRESPTTLVPLILGNIKTFEPGASGRKFEQGRQEALKKEQELLARLKALPDGQPKAEEAHRMIRRLRDFIGYREYPKYGIVNRYFLYKQALWKEAERLVQAHVLQDPEDIAYLTLQELREVVRTHQLDGQRIRDRKDAHERHRKLTPPRVLTSEGEIVAGAYKRANLPAGALVGLPVSTGVVEGRARVLLNMADAELAEGDILVTPFTDPSWTPVFVSIKALVTEVGGLMTHGAVIAREYGLPAVVGVEQATRRIQDGQRIRVHGTDGYVELLS; encoded by the coding sequence ATGCGTTCCTACGTGCTCGGTTTCCAGGAGGTCGACCGCACTCATCTCCGGGAGGTTGGAGGGAAAGGCGCGAGCCTGGGCGAGCTGTCCAGGCTGGAGGGCGTCGGCGTACCGGAGGGCTTCTGCGTATCGACCGAGGCCTTCAAGCGACACCTGGAGGAAGTGCCGTCGCTGGGCGAACGGCTCGAGCAGCTGTCACGGCTGAGCGTGGAAGACCGGGAGGGCCTCCGGGCGCTCAGCGCGGAGCTCCGCACGATCATCGAAAGCGCGCCCATCCCCGGGGACGTCCAGGACGCCATCACCCGCGCCCTTTCACGGCTGGGCGAGCACACCGCCTGCGCCGTCCGGTCCAGCGCGACGGCGGAGGATCTGCCAACGGCGTCCTTCGCGGGCCAGCAGGACACCTATCTGAATGTCATCGGCGCGTCGGCGGTCCTGGCGCACGTCCGCCGGTGCTGGGCCTCGCTCTTCACCGAGCGCGCGGTCGCCTACCGCCTCCGCCACGGCTTCGACCACCGCAAGGTCCACATGGCGGTCGTGGTGCAGAAGATGGTCCTCCCCCAGGCGGCCGGGGTCTTGTTCACGGCCGATCCCGTGACATCGAACCGGAAGGTGTCTTCCATCGACGCGGGCTTCGGTCTCGGGGAGGCGCTGGTCTCCGGCCGGGTGAACGCCGATGGCTACAAGGTCCGCGACGGCCAGGTCACCCAGAAGACGATCGCCACCAAGGCGCTGGCCACGTGGGCCCTGACGGGTGGCGGAACCCAGGAACGGGAACTCGAGCCCGAGCGGCGCGACAGCCCCGTGCTGACGGACGAGCAGATCGTGCGGCTCGAGCGCCTGGGTCGGCGGATCGAAGCGCACTTCGGTCAGCCCCAGGACATCGAGTGGTGTCTGGTCGACGACGCGTTCTTCATCGTCCAGAGTCGGCCCATCACGACCCTGTACCCCATCCCCGAGGTGGGTGAGCCGGGCAACCGCGTCTTCATCTCCGTGGGCCATCAGCAGATGATGACCGACCCCATGAAGCCCTTGGGGCTGTCCTTGTTCCAGTTGACCGCCGCGCGCCCCATGTACGCGGCGGGGGGACGGTTGTTCGTCGAGATCTCGAAGGAGCTGGCTTCACCGACGAGCCGGGGCGCCTTGTTGGATGCCATGGGCCGCTCCGATCCGCTCATCAAGGATGCCCTCGAGACCCTCATCGCGCGGGGCGATTTCATCGCACCGGCGCCCGCCCCAGCGAAGCCCGGGATGCCGCCCGGGAGTCCTCCCCCGCCTGTCGACGACGAGCCAGCGATCGTCGCCGAGTTGATCGCGCACAGTCGGGCGTCGATCGAAGCGCTGAAGCAAGACATCCAGACGAAATCCGGCACGGAGCTGATGGATTTCATCCTGGAGGACGTTCAGCACTTGAGGAAGAACCTGCTCGAACCTCGGATCTTCCGCGTGCTCCTGGCGGCCATGAACGCGTCCTCCTGGCTCAACGAGAAGATGCTGGCGTGGCTGGGTGAGAAGAACGCCGCGGACACGCTCTCGCAATCCGTGCCGAACAACATCACCTCGGAGATGGGGCTGGCGCTCCTGGACGTCGCGGACGCGATCCGGCCGCATCCGGAGGTGATCGCGTATCTGCGCGCCGCGAAGGACGAAGACTTCCTGGAGGGTCTGCTCCCCTTGGAGGGGGGACAGGTTGCCCACGATGCCCTCTCCGCCTTCCTCGACACGTTCGGCATGCGGTGCGTCGGGGAGATCGACGTGACGCGGACGCGGTGGCGCGAGAGCCCCACGACCCTCGTCCCCTTGATCCTCGGCAACATCAAGACCTTCGAGCCCGGGGCCAGCGGCCGGAAGTTCGAGCAGGGACGGCAGGAGGCCTTGAAGAAGGAGCAGGAGCTGCTCGCGCGATTGAAGGCGCTTCCGGATGGGCAGCCCAAAGCCGAGGAAGCGCACCGGATGATCCGTCGGCTCCGCGACTTCATCGGCTACCGGGAGTATCCGAAGTACGGCATCGTCAATCGCTACTTCCTCTACAAGCAGGCCCTGTGGAAGGAAGCCGAGCGGCTCGTCCAGGCCCACGTGCTCCAGGACCCGGAAGACATCGCCTACCTCACCCTCCAGGAGTTGCGCGAGGTGGTGCGCACGCATCAGTTGGATGGGCAGCGCATCCGAGATCGGAAGGACGCGCACGAACGCCACCGGAAGCTGACGCCCCCCCGGGTCCTCACGTCCGAGGGGGAGATCGTCGCGGGGGCTTACAAGCGAGCCAATCTCCCCGCCGGGGCCCTCGTCGGGCTCCCGGTCTCCACGGGCGTGGTGGAGGGCCGTGCGCGCGTCCTCCTGAACATGGCCGACGCGGAGCTGGCCGAGGGCGACATCCTGGTCACGCCCTTCACGGACCCCAGCTGGACACCCGTGTTCGTGTCCATCAAGGCGCTGGTGACCGAGGTGGGCGGACTGATGACCCATGGCGCGGTGATTGCCCGGGAGTACGGCTTGCCGGCCGTCGTCGGCGTGGAGCAGGCGACCCGGCGAATCCAGGACGGGCAGCGCATCCGCGTGCATGGAACGGACGGGTACGTGGAGCTTCTGTCCTAG
- a CDS encoding 2-hydroxychromene-2-carboxylate isomerase, with translation MSPAPLRFFFDYVSPYAYLAWTQLPALAERHGRALEAVPVLFAGVLNALGTVGPAEVPAKRFYLYKHTHRLAHDLGVPFAFPSAHPFNPLLALRVTAAVRESDARRRLVSALFSAAWAGGGGLQEPERVGACVDAVGLEAPAVLAAAGTPDVKDQVRRDTEELLALGGFGVPTVLADGELFFGVDSLGHLERFLRGEDPLSPEERERLRTLPMAASRR, from the coding sequence ATGAGCCCCGCGCCCCTCCGCTTCTTCTTCGATTACGTCTCGCCGTACGCGTACCTCGCCTGGACCCAGCTTCCCGCCCTGGCCGAGCGTCATGGCCGCGCGCTGGAGGCCGTGCCGGTGCTCTTCGCGGGCGTGCTCAACGCCCTGGGCACCGTGGGTCCGGCCGAGGTGCCCGCCAAGCGGTTCTACCTCTACAAGCACACCCACCGGCTCGCCCATGACCTCGGCGTGCCCTTCGCCTTCCCCTCGGCGCACCCCTTCAATCCGCTGCTCGCGCTCCGGGTGACGGCGGCGGTCCGGGAGTCGGACGCGCGGAGGCGGCTCGTCTCCGCGCTGTTCTCGGCGGCGTGGGCGGGCGGGGGAGGGCTCCAGGAGCCCGAGCGCGTCGGCGCCTGCGTGGACGCGGTGGGGCTGGAGGCCCCGGCGGTGCTCGCCGCCGCGGGGACGCCGGACGTGAAGGATCAGGTGCGCCGCGACACCGAGGAACTGCTCGCGCTGGGGGGCTTCGGCGTTCCCACGGTCCTCGCGGACGGGGAGCTCTTCTTCGGCGTCGACTCCCTGGGCCACCTGGAGCGCTTCCTGCGCGGGGAGGATCCGCTCTCGCCCGAGGAGCGCGAGCGTCTGCGGACCCTCCCCATGGCAGCATCCCGCCGCTAG